CGAGCTCGACCGCGTCCTCGGCCTGTTGCGCGGCACCGCCCCGCAACACCCGGACGCCGCCCGGCAGCCGGAACCCGGCCTCGCCGAACTGCCGCGCCTGGTCGGGCGGATGGACCGGGCCGGTCTGCGCGTCACCCTGCACCGGGACACCCCGCCGCTGCCCGCCGACCTGGACCGCTGCGCGTACCGGGTGGTGCAGGAGGCGCTCACCAACACCCTGCGGCACTCCGGCGCGGGCCGCGCCGAGGTCCGGCTCGGCACCGACGGCGCCGCACTGACGGTGCAGGTCCAGGACGACGGCTCCGGCCCGCCGTCCGGCCACCGGCCCGGCCGCGGCCTGACCGGCGTGGCCGAACGCGCCGCCCGCCTGCACGGCACCGCCGAACACGGCCCCGGGCCGGCGGGCGGCTTCCTGCTCCGCGTCACCCTCCCGCTGTCGTGACCGGCCCGCGCACCGTCCGGGTGCTGATCGCCGACGACGACCCGCTGCTGCGCGCCGGGCTCGCCGTGGTACTGGAGACCGCCGACGGCATCGAGGTGGTCGGCCGGGCCGAGGACGGGCTGCAGGCCGTCGAACTGGCCCGCCGACTGCGGCCCGACGTCGTCCTGATGGACGTCCGGATGCCCGGCTGCGACGGCATCGAGGCAACCCGCCGGCTCGCCGGGCTCGGCCCCCGGGTGCTGGTCCTGACGACCTTCCACCACGACGCCTACGTGTGGGGCGCGCTGCGCGCGGGCGCCGCCGGATTCCTGCTGAAGCGGGCCTCCCCGGAACGGCTGATCGACGCCGTGCACGCGGTCGCCGCCGGCGAGGCCGCCCTCGACCCGGCCGTCACCCGCGACCTGCTCGGCCACCTGCTCGCCGCGCCCGCGCCCGCTCCCGCCCCCGCGCCTGCGGCGGGCGGCCCGCTCGCGGCGCTGACCACCCGCGAACGCGAAGTGCTGCGGCTGGCCGCCGAGGGCCACCCCAACGAGGAGATCGCCGCCCTGCTGCACCTCGCCGAGTCCACCGTGAAGACGCACGTGAAGCGGATCCTCAGCAAGCTCGGCGCCCGCGACCGCTCCCAGGCCGTCGCCGCGGCCTACCGCCACGGCCTGATGGGCACCCGGCCCCACCGCGGAGCCGGCGCGTGACACCGCCTCCGGCGAGGTTCCGGGGCCTGCTGCGTGGTGCGGCCGGTCTGTGACACTCCGTCACTGACGGGCTGTCAGCGCGTCGCGCGGTCCGGTCGTACATTGACCAGATGATCGTCGAAAACGGGCCGGGACCCGTGCGCTACGGGTGGGGACCGTCCGGGCGGCGGCTCGCCGCCCAGGGGCGGTGGGCCGAGTTGCTGGAGCGCTTCCGGCTGGCCAGGGCGCTGGGCGATCCGCTGGCCGGGCCGCTCGGGCACCTGGTCGCGTACGGCGCGCCCGCGGCGCTCGCGGCCCGGCTGTTCGAGCCGGCGGACGGACCGGGCGCAGCCGCGACCGTCGCCGACCACGACGCCGGTCCCCTGTGGGAGGTGCTCGCCACCCGGCACCCCTGGGCCGTGCTGGACGCGCTGCCGCTGCCGACCGCGATCCGCCGACTGGCCGGGCACACCCGGGCGCTGCTCGGCGAGGACCCGCCCGCCGGGGAACACGACGAGGCCGGGGTGCCGTACCGGCTGCGCCCCTGGGAGGACGGCGGGTGGGAACGCGACACCCGCGTCCGCGACTACCTGCCGGCCGGCGGCGCCCGCCGCGCCCTGCACCTCGCCCCGCCCACCCGGGAGGGCCTCGGCGAGCTCGAACTCCCGTCGCCCGGAACGCGGCTGCCCGGTCTGGCGGCGACCCGGCTGCTGGCCGGACTGTCCGACTGGACCACCGCCGTGTGCGTCCGCGGCCGGGCCGCCGACGCCGCCGCCCAGCTCGCCGCCGGGCCCGAAGTCACCGGCGGTCAGCTGCCGTTCGCCGCGCTCTACCCGGCCCTGGTGCACCTGGCCTCCGCCCGCCCCGACCGCGGCGCCGCCCAAGGGCGGCTGGCGGTCTGGCAGTTGCTCGCCGAGATGGAGGGCGGCAGCGCCCCGTCCAGGTTCGCCGCCGAGGCACTGGTCGACCGCCTGCGCTGCCTGGCCTGGACCGAACCCACCGACGACCTGCGCCACCTGCACCTCGCCCTGGAGGACCCCGCCACCGGCCTCGCCTGGGCCCTCTCCGGCAGCACCCCCGACCCCGCCTGACCGACTGGGGGTGGGTGGAGACCCCCGCCGACCCGCTGGCTCGGCATCACCGATCCGACCGCCGTCCCCGATCCCTCGCCCGTCGTGGAACCGCCGCCCCCCCGGCCGCGTGAAGGGAGTTGATCACGCGATACGGGGGTGCGGGGATGGCGGTGCTCCGGGAGTGGGGCGGCTGGCGGGTGCGGGCGCACGGGTGCGTCTGGGCGCCCGTGGCGGTGGGGCTCGGCCTGGGGGCGGTGCTCACCGGGTCGGGTGTCGCCGACGACCGCTGGCACTGGTGCCTGACCCAGGACCACGAGCCCGTTCCCGGGCGCTTCCTGCCGTTGCTGGCTTCGCTGGGGCTGGCGGTCGTCGTCCAGGTGCTGTTGGGTCGCCTGCTGGCCCGACTGCCGGGCAGCGCCTGGTGGTTGTGGCCCGCGTTGGCGCTGGTGGCGTTCGGCCTGACGGAGCTGTACGTGTTCGGCATGGGCGCGCCGCGGGCGCTGCTGCCCGGCGAGCCGGAGGAAGCGCCCTGCTGGGAGATGCCGAACTACCCGTTCGGTTGATCGTCCGTCAGGCGGACTGCTCCACCGCCGGTGCGCCGGCCTGCGCGGGCAGGTCCGCCGGGACGAAGGCGGCGGCGTTCTCGTCGTAGGGGAGCGCGCCCGACAGGACGGCGTCGAGCCGCTCGCGGTCCAGCTCGCCGGTCCAGTGGCCGATCAGCACGGTGGCGGCGGCGTTGCCCGCGAAGTTGGTCAGCGCGCGGGCCTCCGACATGAACCGGTCGATGCCGACGATCAGGCCGACGCCGTCCACCAGGGCGGGCTTGTGCGACTGCAGGCCGCCGGCCAGGGTGGCCAGGCCCGCGCCGGTGACGCCCGCCGCGCCCTTGGAGGCGATCACCATGAACAGCAGCAGCGAGAGCTGCTCGCCCAGCGACATCGGCTTGTCCATCGCCTCCGAGACGAAGATCGAGGCCATGGTCAGGTAGATCGCGGTGCCGTCCAGGTTGAAGCTGTAGCCGGTCGGGACGGTGATGCCGACCACCGGACGGCTGACGCCGAGGTGCTCCATCTTGGCGATCAGCCGGGGCAGCGCGCTCTCCGAGGAGGAGGTGGACAGGATCAGCAGGAACTCCCGGCCGAGGTAGCGCAGCAGCGCGAACACGTTGACGCCGGCGGCCAGTCGCAGCAGCAGGCCGAGCACCACCACCACGAACAGCACGCAGGTCACGTAGAAGCCGATCATGATCACCGCGAGGCTCTTCAGCGCCGCGGTGCCGGTCGCCCCGACCACCGCCGCCATCGCGCCGAACGCACCGACCGGCGCCACCCACATGATCATCGACATCACCTTGAACACCAGCTTCTGCAGGTGCTGCACCCCGCGCAGCACCGGCTCGCCCGCCGGGCCCATCGCCTGCAGCGCGAACCCGACCAGCAGTGCCACCAGCAGCGTCTGCAGCACCTGGCCCTGGGTCAGCGCCGACACCAGGGTGGTCGGGACGATCCCCAGCAGGAAGTCGGTGGTGGACTGCGCCGCGCCCGCCACGGCCTGCGCGTGCCCGGACTTCGCCAGCGCCGCCGTCAGGTGCAGGCCGCTGCCCGGCTCCAGCAGGTTGCCCACCAGCAGGCCGATGCCCAGCGCCACCGTGGAGGTCACCAGGAAGTAGCCCAGCGCCAGGCCGCCGACCCGGCCGACCTTCGCCGCCTTGGACACCGACCCCACGCCCAGCACGATCGTGCAGAAGATCACCGGGGAGATCATCATCTTGATCAGGTTGACGAAGCCGGTGCCGATCGGCTTCAACTCCACCGCGACGCCGGGCGCCGCGAACCCGACCGCCACGCCACCGACCACCGCGGCGATCACCGCCAGGTACAGGAAATGGGTGCGGTCGGACCTGCCCGGCCCGGCGGGCTTCGCGTTCTCGGTCGGCTTCATGCGCGCGGCTCCTTCGCCGTATGCTCGCTCTCGTCGCGCCCCGGGGGGAGTGGGCGCCCGGCCCGTGGGTGGCGGGCCGCGCACGACTATCCGGCCCGCAGTGGCGCAGGTCACGGTTGCGTTCATAGCGTTCACGCACTCGGCGAACCGGCCCCGGCCGTGCACACTGGTCCGCATGCACCCGACCAGCAGCGCCCCGCCGCCCCGCCGACGGCGCAGCCTGGCCGGGCGGCTGCTGGCCGTCCAGGTGGTCATCGTCGCCGCCGTGGTGGCGGGCGGCGCCGTCCTCGCCTACCTGTTCACCGCCCAGCGCGCCGAGGACTCCGCCCTGCAGCAGGTCACCGCCGTCGCCCGCTCGCTCGCCGACGCGCCCACCGTCCGCGAGGCCGCCGCCGGGGCCGACCCCAGCACCGTGCTGGAGCCGTACGCCGAGCAGGTCCGGGCCGACACCGGCGTCGACTTCGTCACCGTCATGGACCCGCACGGCATCCGCTGGACCCACCCCGACCCCGCGCAGATCGGCCGCCCCTTCCTCGGCCACATCGACCAGGCCCGGGCCGGACGGACCCAGCACGAGACCTACACCGGCACCCTCGGGCCGTCCGTCCGCGTCGTCACCCCCGTCCTGGACGACCGTCACCGGGTGGTCGCCCTGGTCAGCGCCGGCATCACGGTCGACAACATCACCGCCCGGCTGCGCACCCCGCTGCTCGCCCTGGTCGGCGTCGCCGCCCTCGCCCTCGCGCTCGGCGCCGCCGCCAGCTACCTGCTCGCCGCCCGGCTGCGCCGCCACACCCACGGCATGGATGCCGAGGAGCTGGCCCACCTGTACGAGTACCACCAGGCGACGCTGCACTCGGTCCGCGAAGGGCTGCTGCTGCTCGACCGCGAGCACCGGGTGGTGCTGTGCAACGACGCCGCCCGCGAACTCCTCCAACTCGACGGCGGGGCCGCCGGGCTGACGGTCGGTCAGCTGGACCTGCCGGACTCGCTGCGCCGCGCGCTGGAGTCCGCCGAACCCGTCCGCGACGAGGTGCACCTGACCGCGGAGCGCGTCGTGCTGCTCAACACCTCCCCGGTCGGGCCCGGCCTCGGCACCGTGGTCACCCTCCGCGACCACACCGAACTCCAGGGCCTCACCGGCGAACTGGACACCGTCCGGGACATCGCCGCAGCCCTCGACGCGCAGGCCCACGAAGCGGCCAACCGGCTGCACGCCGTGGTCTCGCTGATCGAACTCGGCCGCCACCGCGAGGCGGTGGAGTTCGCCACCGCCGAACTCGCCCTCGCCCAGCGGCTCACCGACCAGGTGGTCGGCGCCGTCGGCGAACCCGTGCTCGCCGCCCTGCTGCTCGGCAAGGCCGCGCAGGCCGCCGAACGGGGCGTCGACCTGCAACTCACCGCCGACAGCCGGATCGACGACGGCGTCCTGCCCGACCGGCTCACCCCGCGCGACCTGGTCACCCTGCTCGGCAACCTGATCGACAACGCCATGGACGCCGCCATCGAGAATGCCGCGCACGCCGCCCCCGCCGTCCACGTCACCGCCCGCACCGACGACGGACAGCTGCTGCTGCGGGTCGCCGACACCGGTGCGGGCGTCGACCCGGCCGCCGCCGACGAGGTGTTCCGCCGTGGCTGGACCACCAAGCAGCACGGCCGCGGCCTCGGCCTCGCCCTGGTCGCCCAGACCGCCCGCCGCAACGGCGGCGAGGTCCGGCTGGCCCACCAGGACGGCGCGGTGCTCACCGTTCGCCTCCCGCTGCAGCGCCCGGTCGGGGCGGCCCGATGACCGCCCGGGCGATCCGGGTCCTGGTGGTCGAGGACGACCCGGTCGCCGCCGACGCGCACGCCCGCTACGTCGCCGGCACCCCCGGCTTCACCGTCGTCGCCACCGCGCACTCCCGGGCCGAGGCCACCCGCGCCCTGGACGCCCACGCCCCCGTCGACCTGATCCTGCTCGACCTCTACCTGCCCGACGGCC
The DNA window shown above is from Streptomyces sp. TLI_171 and carries:
- a CDS encoding response regulator transcription factor, coding for MTGPRTVRVLIADDDPLLRAGLAVVLETADGIEVVGRAEDGLQAVELARRLRPDVVLMDVRMPGCDGIEATRRLAGLGPRVLVLTTFHHDAYVWGALRAGAAGFLLKRASPERLIDAVHAVAAGEAALDPAVTRDLLGHLLAAPAPAPAPAPAAGGPLAALTTREREVLRLAAEGHPNEEIAALLHLAESTVKTHVKRILSKLGARDRSQAVAAAYRHGLMGTRPHRGAGA
- a CDS encoding ATP-binding protein; its protein translation is MHPTSSAPPPRRRRSLAGRLLAVQVVIVAAVVAGGAVLAYLFTAQRAEDSALQQVTAVARSLADAPTVREAAAGADPSTVLEPYAEQVRADTGVDFVTVMDPHGIRWTHPDPAQIGRPFLGHIDQARAGRTQHETYTGTLGPSVRVVTPVLDDRHRVVALVSAGITVDNITARLRTPLLALVGVAALALALGAAASYLLAARLRRHTHGMDAEELAHLYEYHQATLHSVREGLLLLDREHRVVLCNDAARELLQLDGGAAGLTVGQLDLPDSLRRALESAEPVRDEVHLTAERVVLLNTSPVGPGLGTVVTLRDHTELQGLTGELDTVRDIAAALDAQAHEAANRLHAVVSLIELGRHREAVEFATAELALAQRLTDQVVGAVGEPVLAALLLGKAAQAAERGVDLQLTADSRIDDGVLPDRLTPRDLVTLLGNLIDNAMDAAIENAAHAAPAVHVTARTDDGQLLLRVADTGAGVDPAAADEVFRRGWTTKQHGRGLGLALVAQTARRNGGEVRLAHQDGAVLTVRLPLQRPVGAAR
- a CDS encoding cation:dicarboxylate symporter family transporter, which produces MKPTENAKPAGPGRSDRTHFLYLAVIAAVVGGVAVGFAAPGVAVELKPIGTGFVNLIKMMISPVIFCTIVLGVGSVSKAAKVGRVGGLALGYFLVTSTVALGIGLLVGNLLEPGSGLHLTAALAKSGHAQAVAGAAQSTTDFLLGIVPTTLVSALTQGQVLQTLLVALLVGFALQAMGPAGEPVLRGVQHLQKLVFKVMSMIMWVAPVGAFGAMAAVVGATGTAALKSLAVIMIGFYVTCVLFVVVVLGLLLRLAAGVNVFALLRYLGREFLLILSTSSSESALPRLIAKMEHLGVSRPVVGITVPTGYSFNLDGTAIYLTMASIFVSEAMDKPMSLGEQLSLLLFMVIASKGAAGVTGAGLATLAGGLQSHKPALVDGVGLIVGIDRFMSEARALTNFAGNAAATVLIGHWTGELDRERLDAVLSGALPYDENAAAFVPADLPAQAGAPAVEQSA